A DNA window from Aspergillus nidulans FGSC A4 chromosome V contains the following coding sequences:
- a CDS encoding uncharacterized protein (transcript_id=CADANIAT00002923), with the protein MSPSSLSPVLITGGNGFIAYHIIAKLLAEDPNCTIHCIDINTTRNIHASDSVTYHQGDLSSLADVSRIMELARPVTIFHTASPEFSEAPESAYHDVIVTGTHHLLNSAASIGTVKALINTSTSGVINDNHTDLVNGTEDMPILRPPVQKRLYCLAKADAEEAIQAANRQHGFLTCALRPCLAFGERDTNSMGKMVAVARAGRSRFQMGYGKNAYDFVYVGNLADAHLLAAHALIDAHANPPLPADRRVEGEVFNITNGEPWLFWDFQREISKQLGFPIQEKDIVVIPKWVGLLIGFVSEWLVWLLSGGSKVANSTREGIRFSTLERTLNCEKARRVLGYQPRVGMQEGIERGVRWFKENPEAIP; encoded by the coding sequence ATGTCTCCATCTAGTCTCAGCCCTGTCCTCATAACTGGTGGTAATGGCTTCATCGCCTATCACATTATTGCTAAACTCCTGGCCGAAGACCCCAACTGCACCATCCACTGTATTGACATCAACACCACCCGCAACATTCACGCCTCCGACTCTGTCACCTACCACCAGGGCGATCTCTCTTCGCTTGCAGACGTCTCACGCATTATGGAGCTTGCTCGCCCCGTGACAATCTTCCATACCGCATCCCCCGAGTTCTCGGAGGCCCCCGAATCCGCCTACCACGACGTTATTGTCACAGGAACCCACCACCTCCTGAACAGCGCCGCGTCGATCGGCACCGTCAAAGCCCTTATAAATACGTCTACGTCGGGCGTCATCAATGACAACCACACCGACCTGGTCAATGGCACGGAGGACATGCCGATCCTGCGACCCCCGGTGCAGAAACGCCTCTATTGCCTCGCCAAAGCAGacgcagaagaagccatCCAAGCCGCCAACCGCCAGCACGGCTTTCTCACCTGCGCGCTTCGCCCGTGTCTTGCCTTCGGCGAACGGGACACGAATTCCATGGGAAAAATGGTTGCTGTTGCACGTGCCGGCCGCTCCCGGTTCCAGATGGGATATGGCAAGAACGCGTACGATTTCGTGTACGTCGGCAACCTTGCAGATGCGCATCTCCTTGCGGCGCATGCGTTGATTGACGCTCATGCCAATCCGCCTCTCCCTGCGGACCGTCGTGTTGAAGGGGAAGTGTTCAACATCACGAACGGTGAGCCGTGGCTGTTTTGGGATTTCCAGCGAGAGATCTCGAAACAGTTAGGTTTTCCCATTCAGGAAAAAGATATTGTGGTCATTCCGAAGTGGGTCGGGTTGTTGATTGGGTTCGTGAGTGAatggttggtttggctgctTAGTGGGGGGTCAAAGGTGGCGAATTCAACGCGCGAGGGCATTCGATTTAGTACGTTGGAGAGAACGCTGAATTGCGAGAAAGCGCGAAGGGTGCTGGGGTATCAGCCTAGGGTCGGCATGCAGGAAGGTATTGAGAGGGGGGTTAGGTGGTTTAAGGAGAATCCGGAGGCTATTCCATAG
- a CDS encoding protein CYP5125A1 (transcript_id=CADANIAT00002919): MEITAYFCGALLLLLWYRVCARQSVDKTQVQLRQNIILVKNTPYAIPTPEAYQVHFSSATHIKQLIQAPDTHLSLHALAKDMFQPTHTMDGLAVDDCMSANGTIHQRALQAELRSHLPALTQPLSECIARTLTKEVSQASGSLAAVGDGWRALQLFPLAKRLVVSANALTFFGPEVSSNPIFLNAALEYPEHMMQTAEILRLLPSALTVLLDTLIPIIERRLYEHQSRPEQAEARVPRDCIQFFVNAVKHKKQLDKWHAQRIVQVLLGIWFASVHQPAMCLFYALDDLCLHPEYVVPLREKISQAVQIDISTLPLLDAFLKESARLHPTDSISVRRKALRPFTFSDGTSLAKGDVACIPLQPALQNPESYANPLTFNPHRFLKDKMTSTYIRSSRSRFTDADVAFPIWGLGKHACPGRHYASLLLKLVLAHVLLRYEIKLPDRNRRSEKRSFYWRSAIVPRSGAVLYFRERGSCTE; the protein is encoded by the exons ATGGAAATCACTGCTTACTTTTGTggcgcgctgctgctgctactcTGGTATCGGGTATGTGCTCGACAGAGTGTCGACAAGACTCAAGTACAGCTAAGGCAGAACATCATTCTT GTAAAAAATACGCCATATGCCATACCTACACCGGAAGCGTATCAAGTGCACTTCTCGTCTGCAACGCACATCAAGCAGCTGATCCAGGCACCAGATACGCATTTATCACTCCATGCTCTAGCAAAGGAT ATGTTTCAGCCCACACACACCATGGACGGACTCGCAGTTGACGATTGCATGAGCGCCAACGGCACCATCCACCAGCGCGCCCTTCAAGCTGAGCTACGCTCCCACCTCCCAGCTCTAACTCAACCTCTGAGCGAGTGCATAGCGAGAACCCTCACCAAGGAGGTATCACAAGCATCGGGCAGTCTAGCCGCAGTCGGAGACGGCTGGCGCGCACTACAGCTATTCCCCCTAGCCAAACGACTAGTCGTCAGCGCGAACGCTTTGACTTTCTTTGGCCCGGAGGTATCCAGCAACCCAATCTTCCTCAATGCTGCCCTGGAATATCCAGAACATATGATGCAAACTGCTGAgattctccgcctcctcccctc AGCCCTGACAGTCCTACTAGATACTCTCATTCCGATCATCGAGCGCCGTCTTTATGAGCACCAGTCGCGACCAGAACAAGCCGAAGCCCGAGTGCCTCGAGACTGCAtccagttcttcgtcaacgcAGTCAAGCACAAGAAACAGCTAGATAAGTGGCACGCCCAACGGATCGTGCAGGTCCTGCTAGGAATCTGGTTCGCCTCTGTCCACCAGCCTGCAATGTGTCTTTTCTACGCTCTCGACGACCTATGTCTCCACCCGGAGTACGTGGTTCCACTGCGAGAAAAGATCTCTCAAGCCGTACAG ATCGACATCTCTACCCTACCACTCTTAGATGCTTTCTTAAAAGAGTCCGCCCGTCTCCACCCAACAGACTCCATCTCCGTCCGCCGTAAGGCACTGCGGCCATTCACTTTTTCCGATGGGACAAGTCTCGCGAAAGGCGATGTCGCCTGTATCCCTTTGCAGCCAGCTCTGCAGAACCCAGAGAGCTACGCAAACCCACTTACGTTCAATCCCCATAGGTTCCTAAAGGATAAAATGACTAGTACATAtatcagaagcagcaggtCAAGGTTCACTGACGCGGATGTGGCCTTCCCAATCTGGGGTTTGGGGAAACATGCCTGTCCGGGTAGACATTATGCCTCCCTTCTTCTGAAACTAGTGCTCGCGCATGTCCTCCTGCGTTACGAAATTAAATTGCCCGACAGAAACCGGAGGTCTGAAAAAAGGTCGTTTTACTGGCGCTCGGCTATTGTGCCTAGGTCAGGGGCTGTTTTGTATTTTCGGGAGCGGGGATCGTGTACTGAGTGA
- a CDS encoding DUF3431 domain-containing protein (transcript_id=CADANIAT00002926): protein MAAGSCTLGSTKHCQVHNHHLSLVGQQPVISRSLRLLERPQHELTPPSSRRAFAWSKVRYRTTARSLPEARGVCPGLGKSKKPALVVSHVQSDGDTEWLTGSDLAKKYHLCIYDVDGSDDTAASATLRTPSNRAHEAMAYLTFLIDNYDSLPSSGAVFVHGSRWAWHNDAPDYDNAYLLTQLDVDRALEPAGYHNLRCDWSVSTCSADTPPQGSLQMAFQSKIDPWDARAASDAALPGALATIFGHNDPAGTVMLSRHEALRSQCCAQFVVSQERMWSHDRDEYVALRQWLLDGADASTAGSSSRIIRGQGVAPKDDRVAGRIISYIWHILFLDVTGSSGSDAADAMDLDVLNRAACPSAQDCYCRLYGRCDLQCRSPGSCAGQYTIPPGYKVPGHGRKDPA from the exons ATGGCCGCCGGCAGTTGCACCCTTGGCTCCACCAAGCATTGCCAAGTTCATAACCACCACCTCTCATTGGTTGGACAGCAACCGGTCATAAGCCGATCCCTCCGGCTTCTGGAACGTCCACAACATGAGCTCACG CCACCCAGCTCCCGCCGAGCCTTCGCGTGGAGTAAAGTCCGCTACCGTACGACCGCGCGTTCGCTTCCCGAAGCACGCGGCGTCTGCCCAGGGCTCGGGAAATCAAAAAAACCGGCTCTCGTTGTGTCTCATGTGCAATCCGACGGCGACACAGAATGGCTGACAGGCAGCGACCTTGCGAAGAAATACCATCTCTGCATCTACGATGTTGACGGCTCCGACGACACCGCCGCTTCCGCAACCCTCCGCACCCCGTCCAACCGCGCCCATGAAGCAATGGCCTATCTTACCTTTTTAATTGACAATTACGActccctcccctcttctGGCGCTGTGTTTGTCCATGGAAGCCGCTGGGCGTGGCACAATGACGCCCCCGACTACGACAATGCATACCTCCTCACACAATTGGACGTCGACCGCGCCCTCGAGCCCGCCGGGTACCACAACCTGCGCTGCGACTGGAGCGTCAGTACCTGCTCCGCCGATACACCACCGCAGGGGTCCCTGCAGATGGCCTTCCAGAGCAAGATCGACCCGTGGGACGCGCGGGCTGCGTCGGACGCAGCGCTGCCGGGCGCGTTGGCGACGATCTTTGGACATAACGATCCGGCGGGGACGGTTATGCTGAGTCGGCACGAGGCTCTGCGGAGTCAGTGCTGTGCGCAGTTTGTGGTTTCGCAGGAGCGGATGTGGAGCCATGATCGCGACGAATACGTTGCACTTAGGCAGTGGTTGTTGGATGGGGCGGATGCTTCTACAGCCGGCTCGAGTTCAAGGATTATTCGGGGGCAAGGCGTTGCCCCGAAGGATGACCGTGTCGCTGGACGAATTATCTCGTATATCTGGCATATCTTATTCCTTGATGTGACTGGTTCTAGTGGCtctgacgctgctgatgcgATGGACCTGGACGTCCTTAATCGGGCTGCCTGTCCGAGCGCGCAGGACTGCTATTGTCGGCTTTATGGACGGTGCGATCTGCAGTGCCGGTCGCCGGGTAGTTGTGCCGGTCAGTATACGATTCCGCCTGGGTATAAGGTCCCTGGCCATGGACGTAAGGATCCTGCCTGA
- a CDS encoding uncharacterized protein (transcript_id=CADANIAT00002918) — protein sequence MSCNDISNLGFESGLNYWYTAPSTVASVQNGDLAYAGSYYLDIATTASNPSGTVSQDLYWLDNEQSYTLTVQFRLAETISSVNSCTVSAYLGEDSEAGAIASDLVWTAGSWETLTGEIQPTERNTTINLAATCTFGGPGAISEGNVLFDEQYGICVQASILLTGPKGHYDQTPMA from the exons ATGTCTTGCAACGACATCAGCAATCTCGGCTTCGAGAGCGGCCTAAACTACTGGTACACCGCGCCCAGCACTGTCGCCTCCGTTCAAAACGGTGACCTTGCTTATGCCGGGTCCTATTACCT GGACATTGCAACAACCGCCTCCAACCCGTCCGGCACCGTCTCCCAGGATCTCTACTGGCTCGATAACGAGCAGTCCTACACTTTGACGGTGCAATTCCGTCTCGCCGAGACCATCTCGTCCGTCAACTCATGCACCGTCAGCGCGTACCTCGGCGAAGATTCTGAGGCCGGCGCAATTGCCTCCGACCTCGTCTGGACCGCGGGCAGCTGGGAAACGCTTACCGGCGAGATCCAGCCTACTGAGAGAAATACAACGATCAACCTCGCTGCTACGTGCACCTTTGGTGGTCCTGGTGCCATTTCTGAGGGAAATGTCCTTTTTGACGAG CAATATG GAATATGTGTCCAGGCAAGCATACTCCTAACTGGGCCAAAAGGTCACTACGATCAGACGCCCATGGCCTGA
- a CDS encoding uncharacterized protein (transcript_id=CADANIAT00002917) translates to MSEHNRAPSCETREHGNAVVFRPRHELQLKLPDSSLTG, encoded by the exons ATGTCTGAACACAACCGTGCACCTAGTTGCGAAACCAGAGAGCATGGAAATGCAG TCGTTTTTCGACCACGTCAtgagctccagctcaaactACCCGATTCCAGTTTGACCGGTTGA
- a CDS encoding uncharacterized protein (transcript_id=CADANIAT00002921), producing MALVYTSYLRLATRVASSPSANSLLIFICSLPPLLLGKHYGKHGTQPETRRNYEREDEQVACGYYQYPLWLSFLLLASTAIELPLILAFHPVTIAYPADILDLPSPGRLTLQVLGLFLMEGLCRRLIRSLVLPVSFKLRKEMDEDQDQEDGEDEHIAEDDIATNAVVDFSTARITLMVGSAILGMPRRGSLTGQLGKLHPLSVAGWAIVDGTWRNL from the coding sequence ATGGCCCTAGTCTACACAAGCTATCTCCGCCTTGCGACTAGAGTGgcctcatctccatcggcGAACAGCCTCCTTATCTTTATATGCTCGCTACCGCCACTGTTGCTCGGTAAACACTACGGCAAACACGGCACTCAACCCGAGACCCGAAGGAATTATGAACGCGAAGATGAACAGGTAGCGTGCGGATACTATCAGTACCCTCTCtggctctccttcctcctcctcgcctcCACAGCTATCGAGCTCCCGCTCATTCTGGCATTCCACCCTGTCACCATCGCTTACCCGGCCGATATCCTCGACCTGCCTTCTCCAGGACGACTGACGCTCCAAGTGCTTGGATTGTTCTTGATGGAAGGGCTTTGCCGTCGTTTGATCAGGTCGCTCGTCTTACCAGTGAGCTTCAAACTGCGgaaggagatggatgaggacCAGGATCAggaagatggtgaagacGAGCATATTGCCGAGGATGATATTGCAACTAACGCCGTTGTGGATTTCTCAACGGCCCGTATCACGCTAATGGTGGGTTCTGCGATTCTTGGGATGCCTCGCAGGGGCAGCCTCACGGGGCAACTGGGCAAATTGCACCCACTAAGCGTGGCGGGATGGGCAATTGTAGATGGAACCTGGCGGAATCTGTAG
- a CDS encoding GFA family protein (transcript_id=CADANIAT00002925) has product MPATSKASNAAPSFPLAGASQDGWSNEERATATCFCGAVQLSFPTTRPGLINTFVCHCTDCRKITASMFATNFTISDKYLTHERGQNRLTSYSQSKTIATGKTMTNYFCSTCGSLMYRRSSRFPGLSILRTGTVDDFSLHEGRLKPRVEQFVKDRVCWVHAVDGVTQVEAGIGTATVGAASLWLSPF; this is encoded by the exons ATGCCTGCGACCTCAAAAGCCAGCAACGCGGCCCCGTCTTTCCCTCTCGCTGGTGCCAGTCAAGACGGGTGGTCCAACGAGGAGAGAGCAACAGCGACCTGCTTCTGCGGTGCGGTCCAGCTGAGTTTC CCAACCACACGCCCTGGCCTAATTAACACCTTCGTCTGCCACTGCACCGACTGCCGCAAAATCACCGCCTCAATGTTCGCCACTAACTTCACCATCTCCGACAAGTATCTCACCCACGAGCGCGGACAGAACCGCCTCACAAGCTATTCCCAATCAAAGACCATTGCAACAGGGAAAACCATGACAAATTATTTCTGTTCGACGTGCGGGTCCCTCATGTACCGGCGCAGCTCGCGTTTCCCAGGACTGAGTATCCTGCGTACCGGCACTGTGGATGATTTTAGTCTGCATGAGGGGAGGCTGAAGCCGAGGGTTGAACAGTTTGTTAAGGATCGCGTTTGCTGGGTACATGCTGTGGATGGGGTGACGCaggttgaggctgggatTGGCACTGCGACTGTGGGGGCTGCTTCTTT GTGGTTATCGCCCTTCTGA
- a CDS encoding protein CYP658A1 (transcript_id=CADANIAT00002920), producing MPPYVIVSELLLIRLVCGLVGYVLWRLWRFTVHPLLQPNLPRELPYTIPFIGKDLRPSQTIQSTDSLRPCNFPATEPARFNIVYHDALEVLRDRPEVINTEHIKDLLHGLGCSKPGILEIDSHQRGNISVPDSKAALTNRPPLFKVAEGLLSKQLLDRSLGNDLLARTLEVLETQGIPQVSLMIMSRWTNDLWKLLFKVPEPFARDVYTARTRVQRCLQEFLRLPESEKSDQSWAIEAAVAEMRSRGMSEADTASYLLVVFWAINANTFKIIFWLIAHIISNPTILTAVTTEISSILSDWPSNESLSSLSIRLERNTLLEALHNEAHRLALNTSSARTMKQDVNINGRIFTSGTHAVIPYRYLAMRHPLLSQDWDAFQPERFLSNPGLGQSKSFLPFGGGKHKCMGRFLSRRLVLTFTSLFLHRFKVRPLDGVPKMGFRPVSSGPASPVDDMRLVISHKEY from the exons ATGCCACCATATGTTATTGTCTCTGagctcctgctcatcagGCTGGTATGCGGTCTTGTCGGATATGTGCTCTGGCGCCTCTGGCGTTTCACCGTCCACCCTTTGCTCCAGCCAAACTTGCCAAGGGAACTTCCATATACGATCCCAT TCATCGGTAAGGACCTGCGGCCGTCTCAAACCATTCAGAGCACTGACAGCCTAAGGCCATGCAATTTCCCTGCTACGGAACCCGCACGGTTTAATATCGTCTACCAT GACGCGCTAGAGGTCCTGAGAGACCGTCCCGAAGTAATAAACACAGAGCATATCAAAGACCTCCTTCATGGTCTCGGCTGCTCCAAACCTGGGATTTTGGAGATTGACAGCCATCAGCGTGGCAACATTTCCGTACCAGACAGCAAAGCTGCACTCACGAACCGTCCGCCACTTTTTAAGGTGGCCGAAGGGCTCTTGTCGAAGCAACTCCTTGATCGGAGTCTTGGAAACGACCTCTTAGCTAGAACTTTGGAAGTTCTCGAGACTCAG GGAATTCCGCAAGTCTCATTGATGATCATGTCCAGGTGGACCAATGACCTCTGGAAGCTCCTGTTTAAGGTCCCGGAGCCATTTGCGAGAGACGTTTACACCGCGAGAACTAGGGTACAACGCTGCCTGCAAGAATTCTTGCGCTTGCCCGAGTCCGAAAAGAGTGACCAGAGCTGGGCGATCGAAGCCGCAGTAGCGGAGATGAGAAGCCGCGGGATGAGCGAAGCAGATACGGCTTCTTATTTGCTCGTAGTCTTCTGGGC CATAAACGCAAACACTTTCAAAATTATCTTTTGGCTGATCGCGCACATCATCTCGAACCCGACAATACTCACAGCGGTTACTACCGAAATATCTTCCATTCTCTCAGACTGGCCGTCCAACGAAtccctctcttccctctcaATCCGTCTAGAGCGGAACAcccttctcgaagctctccATAACGAAGCCCACCGACTCGCACTCAACACCAGCTCCGCGCGAACAATGAAGCAAGACGTAAACATCAACGGCCGCATCTTCACATCCGGCACACATGCCGTTATCCCATACCGCTACCTCGCCATGCGTCATCCGCTCCTCTCGCAGGATTGGGATGCCTTCCAGCCAGAGCGGTTCCTTTCTAACCCTGGGTTGGGCCAGAGTAAGAGTTTTCTTCCATTTGGCGGTGGAAAGCATAAATGCATGGGACGGTTCTTGAGCCGGAGGCTAGTGCTGACTTTTACCtcgctttttcttcatcggtTTAAGGTCCGGCCGTTGGATGGGGTACCCAAGATGGGCTTCCGGCCAGTCTCCTCGGGACCGGCGAGTCCTGTGGATGACATGAGGCTGGTCATTTCCCACAAAGAGTACTAG
- a CDS encoding Zn(II)2Cys6 transcription factor (transcript_id=CADANIAT00002924) — translation MESNSVFAGLNRPGSQQWPQRRRKRAQVARACGGCRIRHIKCDNRIPCSNCTMSGNDCSNSDASTSFTLSQAHQEIAALRRKVIQLEAELESRSGDLSHQAELTTPTSSISSTARVQTNHEYPKQLGYWGGVQFSPARSTSSRPIWLGPSSLYSYAQRLSAFLSLTLHQEHSVDQLIPISASDNKLLDRPSADPKESMARRLCPSASEHPPKSVYLTPIQEDYFISYFWQTYHVSLFPILDEAQFKRHYQSLWIAGGRERRDSPLVDIIVAMCMQYHISTLPLESQSFLVDDKSALVAGRWYYWRGQTLLTYELESPSLSTLQCHLLCAVYLCGRSFHNMLDIAVSNAVRTAYTLGLHVDPPSSMPGPEQELRRRLWWAVYVMDSKTGMKLGRPFNLNNTHAMPALPSDTFEAATMGGSGSAFNPINEDTTWLSFNLQQTKLYMTIRAAHNAFYNKDFHLQDGQTIWDDPRALQEGAGVLAQFAPSLQTWCNNVPNALRLLRQGNSMPFSTDPGSALFTLEQFAPPWLQRQRVLLELSYHHLCIHLYRPLISFKYCPCPGSLIEELTLRCVAHAVSLTKITHQVLQETSILDGWHEAFYFQWNAAMTLIGAIMVSPFSSVACDIKSALALAVAVFENFGARMPVAANAMKIIRCLLRKVENLEHGQDLNRDQNEYENYSEETLWEDLSGLPRDQGHSSSGFWAPLTEDENGSRGRSELELLDLVGDIDFWNSIDKLWPETNLDYCFGAR, via the coding sequence ATGGAGTCCAACTCTGTTTTCGCAGGGCTGAACCGCCCCGGCAGCCAGCAATGGCCGCAGCGTCGACGCAAGCGAGCGCAAGTGGCCAGGGCGTGTGGTGGCTGCCGCATCCGCCACATCAAATGTGACAATAGAATTCCATGTTCAAACTGTACCATGAGCGGTAATGATTGCAGCAATAGCGATGCATCAACCTCTTTCACTCTCTCCCAGGCTCATCAAGAGATTGCAGCGTTAAGACGGAAAGTCATACAGCTGGAGGCAGAGCTTGAGAGCCGCTCCGGAGATTTATCTCATCAGGCGGAGCTGACAACGCCAACGTCGTCGATATCGAGCACTGCCAGAGTCCAAACCAATCATGAGTATCCGAAACAGCTTGGGTATTGGGGTGGTGTACAGTTTAGCCCTGCTCGTTCTACTAGCAGTCGACCGATTTGGCTGGGACCATCGTCATTGTACTCTTACGCCCAGCGCCTGAGTGCGTTTTTGAGTCTCACActacatcaagaacattcgGTGGATCAGCTGATACCCATATCTGCGAGTGACAATAAGCTTCTTGATAGACCATCTGCAGATCCCAAGGAGAGCATGGCCCGTCGGCTTTGCCCATCGGCCTCGGAACATCCGCCCAAATCAGTCTACTTGACGCCTATACAAGAAGATTATTTCATCAGCTATTTCTGGCAGACTTACCACGTCTCGCTCTTCCCGATACTAGACGAGGCACAGTTCAAGAGACATTATCAGAGTCTATGGATTGCCGGGGGCAGAGAGCGCAGAGACTCCCCTCTTGTGGATATCATCGTTGCAATGTGCATGCAGTACCACATCTCTACCTTACCGCTGGAATCCCAGAGTTTTCTTGTAGACGACAAAAGCGCCCTCGTAGCCGGACGATGGTACTACTGGCGTGGACAGACCTTGCTTACCTACGAACTCGAAAGCCCTTCTTTATCCACGCTACAATGCCACCTGCTCTGTGCAGTATATCTCTGCGGCAGATCTTTCCATAATATGTTGGACATTGCTGTGAGTAACGCTGTGCGCACAGCTTACACCCTCGGTCTCCACGTGGACCCTCCGTCCAGCATGCCAGGGCCAGAACAGGAGTTGCGGCGGCGCCTGTGGTGGGCTGTATACGTGATGGATAGCAAAACAGGGATGAAGCTCGGCCGTCCATTCAACCTCAATAATACCCATGCCATGCCCGCCCTTCCAAGCGATACCTTCGAGGCTGCGACAATGGGTGGGAGTGGCTCAGCCTTTAACCCCATTAACGAGGATACTACATGGCTTAGCTTTAATCTCCAACAGACAAAGCTCTACATGACCATTCGAGCTGCCCACAACGCTTTCTATAACAAGGATTTCCATCTACAGGATGGCCAGACCATCTGGGATGACCCCCGTGCACTGCAGGAGGGCGCAGGCGTCTTAGCCCAGTTTGCCCCAAGCCTCCAGACCTGGTGCAATAATGTGCCAAACGCACTAAGACTACTCCGTCAGGGAAACAGCATGCCTTTTTCGACAGATCCAGGCTCCGCGCTCTTCACCCTTGAGCAATTCGCTCCCCCGTGGCTGCAGCGACAGCGAGTGCTCCTCGAACTCTCCTACCACCACCTCTGCATCCATTTATACCGACCACTGATCTCATTCAAGTACTGCCCGTGTCCAGGAAGTCTAATTGAAGAGCTAACACTGCGATGCGTCGCACACGCCGTCTCCTTGACAAAAATAACCCATCAAGTGCTCCAGGAAACTTCCATTCTAGATGGATGGCACGAAGCCTTCTATTTCCAATGGAATGCAGCAATGACATTAATTGGGGCGATAATGGTATCCCCATTCTCATCGGTTGCCTGCGATATAAAGAGCGCATTGGCCCTAGCAGTCGCAGTGTTTGAGAATTTCGGCGCGAGGATGCCTGTCGCGGCGAATGCGATGAAGATAATACGATGTCTTCTTCGTAAAGTTGAAAATTTGGAGCACGGACAGGATTTGAATCGGGATCAGAATGAGTATGAGAATTATTCTGAAGAGACTCTTTGGGAGGATCTGTCCGGTCTGCCTAGGGACCAAGGGCATTCCTCCAGCGGCTTTTGGGCTCCCCTTACTGAAGACGAAAATGGGAGCAGGGGCCGATCGGAATTAGAATTGCTGGACCTGGTGGGCGATATTGATTTTTGGAATTCTATAGACAAGCTCTGGCCGGAGACAAATTTGGACTATTGCTTTGGCGCAAGGTAG
- a CDS encoding uncharacterized protein (transcript_id=CADANIAT00002922): MYTFCIGMAIGSVVNCAGLEDTDDAYCRFIAGPMVIIVSVINVVTDVYVLILPVPRLLKLQVTRRRKIGLLLVFASGLGACAAGLARLINASIHYHNTDTFWVQGRNAEFSIVEMNVAIIVACATSLPTFFTQVRSLGGSIYDSAVSLLHISRESASKRTSGSLTEESGRSSAGGSRNENARLHNLERLKGATTGHWGINGRGDSQELELLSTNSV, from the exons ATGTACACGTTCTGCATCGGCATGGCCATCGGAAGTGTCGTGAACTGCGCCGGGCTTGAAGATACAGACGATGCCTACTGCCGCTTCATCGCGGGGCCGATGGTGATTATCGTCTCGGTAATCAATGTCGTCACCGACGTTTATGTGCTCATCCTGCCGGTTCCGCGTCTTCTTAAGCTGCAagtgacgaggaggaggaagatcgGCCTTCTTTTAGTTTTTGCAAGCGGGTTGGG CGCCTGTGCAGCCGGTCTAGCTCGACTGATCAACGCCTCCATCCACTACCACAATACAGATACTTTTTGGGTCCAGGGGCGAAATGCAGAGTTCTC AATAGTCGAGATGAACGTTGCCATTATTGTTGCGTGCGCGACCTCCCTGCCCACATTCTTTACCCAGGTGCGCTCACTCGGCGGGTCAATCTACGACTCGGCCGTGTCTCTGCTACATATTTCTCGGGAGTCGGCGTCAAAGAGGACTTCAGGCTCTCTAACGGAGGAGAGCGGGCGGTCGAGTGCAGGTGGGAGTAGAAATGAAAATGCAAGGCTTCACAATCTGGAGAGGCTGAAGGGTGCAACCACTGGGCATTGGGGGATTAATGGGCGGGGAGACTCgcaggagctggaactgCTCAGTACAAATTCTGTTTAG